The DNA segment TGAAATATCAAACTATATACTCAGACTCCAGAACTACACGAGCACTGCCAGGAATTACGGgcgccattttcaaaaaaatcaccCTGGGACCAACCCCTGGGGGGCAGCTGTTGTTACCCACATCTCTAGACTCTAGagaaaactacggcccgggggccacatttggcccgccagttgcttccaaagcatttcattTAAGCTTTGAACATAAAAGCTGGCAACAGGCTTGCAagtagtcagtcagtcagtctgaGATAGCTTTCACATGCGCGACCTCAGCCACGGTGgccaacacacacaagtcaacAAATACTTCATCTACCCACTGGACTGTCGAGAAGTCAAAAAGGAGGGACGTTTACCCTTTTTTGTTCAAGTTTTTCTTTAATCATCAATGTTTTATtcttcatagttcatattgtatgtcacacatcctttattcatgtaattcCAGATCAAATAAACCTGTCAAATTCAAGTTTATTTGATGCGCTGTAGTATTCGAGCTAACTTTTCCAGTTAAAATGAGACAAATAAATTCAGGTGGATTCTAAGAGTGCCATGTATGAAATAGTCAATAGAAATTTTGAGGCCATATTTTtcaacatcatttttattttgaaacccgAATCTGCATTTTCCTCATATGAATCATTTGTTTGGGATATTGGCATAgagaaacaaatataaaatgtttcaATGATAATTTCAAAACGAAAAaggtaacaaaagaaaatgtcaCCTGCCAAACACAAAGTGCCAACATTCAAAACGGCGTGGAGGCACCTGCCTGGTGTTTCCGGGCGGGAGTTGTCACTGTCTCTCACCCCGGGCACAGTCTATGGTCAACAGAGCCTGTGGCGTCGTGGCGTTCATGCGGGTTTCTGATGGCAGCGTGGGAACAGCCCATACGCCCGGCTATATCACTGTGGCTCAAACCCGCCTCCACCGTGTCGGTGACCGGAGACGTTGTTCACTTGGCACGacgccgttcactggactaacaatgctggccttttttgggctGCTGTATATACTTCCAAAACCAACACTCAAATGATGCACACACCCGTTGACTATTGCGCAATTTGTCCACTTTTGCTCCACATGGGCCAAGCCATGTGCAATGAACTCCTCACTACCTCAACTACCCCGGCACTAAGTCAGCAATAAATCCACACGGCAGAATGACAACCCGCCTACCAGTACACATGAATACACTTCTCCCGAAAAGTTGCTATTGACAATTCACCAGTTCATGCAACAGAACATAACAGATGTGCTTTTACAGTCTCACTGTTATTTGAATTGGACAATTCCAAattgttattaacattgatGAAAGATATATCGTGATATTTTACTCCATTTCTTTCAAACAGGAACCAAGACTCTGCCTACTCAAGCAATTGTTGTTACAACTCCAGATGATAATCCCACGACACCACCCACGCCGCCTCCCACGACACCTCCCACGACACCACCCACACCGCCTCCCACGACGCCTCCCACGACACCACCCACACCAACTCCCACGGAGCCTCCCACGACACCTCCCACGACACCACCCACGCCGCCTCCCACGACACCACCCACGCCGCCTCCCAAGACATTACCCACTGATATTGAAGTAACATGTTTAGAGCTAGGCGATATACTCAAGTTTAAGCTTCCCAATCCGATTCCTGCCTATTACTTTGCGGTTGAAGACAACTATATCATCTTTAAGGTGCTCACTCCGCCAACTAAACCCCCAACTAAACCCCCAACAACACCCCCAACAACCCCACCAACTCCTCCCCCAACAACCCCACCAACTCCTCCTCCAACCTCCTCACCAACTCCTCCTCCAAGCTCCTCACCAACTCCTCCTCCAACAACTCCTGAACCAACAACCCCAGACGATGTCTAGCCTCTGGCCTGAATTTGAACTGCAGCGTTATTactttgacatttatttatctGCTTATGTTCCTGTTCTACCTTTTAACTGTCATTTTATCACTGACCACTAGGGGAGGTGTGGTGGGGAAGAAGCCACTATAGCACGAGGCGTTGTGTTGTTCCTGAAGAAAATGCCAAATGGCGGATAAAGACTAGTGCGTGCAGCGCTAATGTGCTTGGAGTTGTTatattttctcatatatttttaacatcaagagaaagaggaggaagGTGGCCCCACTTTGGTTGAGAAGCTCACTGGTGAAAGGTATAAAGAATATCATgaatattttctgctctctgcTTTTTCTGTCAGCAACCAATCATTAAAAATCTCTGATCAAACTTACAGTTATTACTTATAGTTATTACTTGTAGTTATTACTACATTTATGGCCTGATCCAACCACATGAATCGTGTGTATTGTAATGTGGGGAAGGGTTGGGGCTGGTTTAGGTAAGCCCTCGTGTAAAAGTAACActtttgaattcaagaaataccCATCCATCACTTATCCATCAATGGAGGGGTTGTCAGGGCAGCAAACCCAGACGTCCCTCTCCTCAGCTACTTTGTCCAAATCCTCCTGGAGGATCCTGAGGCGTCCCCAGGCCagctgagagacatagtctctcagTGTGTCCTGGGCCTCCTCCCGATCGGACGtgtcctgaacacctccccaggcaggcatcctgaccagatggcCGAGCAACCTCATCCGGTTCCTCTCAATGCAGAGTTTCTCCTGAAtgccagtgcttctcacctgATCTATATGGGAGAAAACCGCTTGTCCTTTGCTCATGACCGTAGATGAGGGTAGGAACATACTTGACCACATCACCACAAGGACTGAGTGTCCAGTGTCGCATCCCTGCAGACACCGCACCAATCCCCCTGTCCATCACACGTTCCCTCCTGCCCTCACTGGTGAACAAGACCTCGaggtacttgaactcctccatgTTAACGACGTGTTAACGGAAGTTTCCATTAACGGCGGTATTCTTTTGACAGCTGATTAACGTACGTTCCTCCTGTTTTAACTCTGTGGCCCCAAGCCGGAAAAAAGAGTAGtttgattggtaaagttagcttcaaagccttagcagatggctcttgtagcaagaccaaagttatttggatctactgtggctgtgtttgacttatcacggattccatggcctgccggagactggagcagtgcaggtattgtttttattgtcatatccagcaccaccttggcataagagtggcccaactaaccagtgcttttcacattttgacatctctctgatgattttggcattgaactgaCGGCTAAATTGGAGTTCCAACTTCTATTGGCTGAAGTCTGGTGTTTTGCTTgtgttagccatttagcatggaactaccacaatgatgcacattagcactcaaagtcatcaaaacttacctttatgggttcccacatagtatcagcattcaggaacaagtatgaggtgaaagaaaaaggggggaaatccatccaaatacatccatacagtcCTCTTTGCATCGGACAAATCACAGCTTACGTTACACATTCAAATACTGGGGAAAATAGTgagagtattgtaataaaataatatttactgtaatataacgATGAATTTCTATGGATTTTAATTTGGGCAGCAAGGATGATTCAGATCATTCCAATACCACAATTTTTCCACGTTTTTAAAAATCACCTACGTCACCAACATGCGTATCTCACCCAAGCGGAGCGGGTGTTTGAAGACACGGGAAGATTAAAGCGCCGAGAAAAAATGGCAAGACGACAAAGGGGAAGTAAAAGTAAATGTAAGAAAATGTGGCAAAACAGCAAGTGGACAATGTGACGTCTATCAGTTTTAACGCCGCActtcaccaccgccgccgcACCAACAATGAAATCCCGCGGTTGCTGGTGTGGTTGATGGATAAAACAACTCAGCAGTAAGATGCACACTCCTTTCACCATTGCCACTCGTCGTATTTGAAGCCGCTATGTTGTGTGGAAAATGACTTGTTTGGTTGCGTCGTTCGTGCCATGAACGCCATTGTGATCATGGATTTTTCTCATGGActtgttatttaataataataataattataaattgtctgtgattggctggcgaccagtccagggtgtaccccgcctctcgcccaaagacagctgggataggctccagcaccccccgcgaccctcgtgaggaaaaagcggtagcaaatgaatgaatgaattataaattgtatttatattgcactttacatcacAGCAATGTGCAGTGATTCCAGGATGGGGGTGATATGATGGTATTTCCGCACCCTCATCAGGATCCTAGCCGCGCTGTTCTGGATGTATTGGAGCTTGTGAATGCTCTTGCTCGGGATCCCGATGAGGAGAGCATTACAATAATCCAGCCTGGAAGAGACAAAGGCGTGTACCAGGTTTTCAGCATCGGGCAGAGAAAGTGTGGGGCGGAGCTTGGCAATGTTCCCAAGGTGGTAGAAGGAGTTCTTACACAGATGCTTGATGTGGGTGTCAAATGTCATgcggggagtcggccctggctttgcccgcacCCGCGGGGCTGGTGgttctctggcggtgggggcttgacctggctgcgcggggcggggtttgctgggtggtagaaggcagtctctctccttttgtcattctcagtgacaattacacattcacacacacgcattcacacacacaagcacacttacgcacacatatatgaatatatacacagaacacacctccatatggacactcacagcacatgggtgctatCTTAtcaattactgtaactgtatggctgtaattgtgtttactatcatggttcatgtcttcattgttactattgctactggtaagttggactgtttcatttcactgatatcatctccattgtgacccttagccatcattgacatttaactgttgcagtcctgtttgtcactgttgttgttatgggaattgttgttgctgcagtTTTTGTCTGTCTCTCtactgttcttcttcttgctccggtccggtcgctccaaattcgcataatagaaacatcaaataacggcaaatacaattttatagtacagggaagttgtagcttacatctttcctgacacagagcaaatctgtctagcatgtaagggcatttagatcaacaatactatctgccccaatggctggacgggacaaaaaaaaaaaaaaacaagaagtcaCTGGATGTCATAATAAATTGGACTTTTGGTAAATAAATACTCTAATGCCATCCTGCAGTATGCTCGAGTTTAAGTAGCATTAgctaattagattagattcaactttattgttattgctcatgtcactagtagggcaacaaaatgcagtaagTAAATGTTATTTGCGggtgataccactgctttttgttctggagggagtacagacgaaatcattagaaaggtcagagaagaaatggtcccactaaaaagatggtttgatgattatagattgtccttgaacctaagtaaaactaaaatcatgctgtttggtaacagcagaaaggacacgtaccaacaaatacaaatagacgatgtagacattgaaagggtgaaggaaaatacatttctggggatcacaatagatgaaaatatgagcaaataagCCGCaaataatgccgcctacagagaacatactaactccttatttgtaaaatgacaaatacttcaacttgctgatatagttcatctttaaacagctaaaataatgcataaggctaaaaaataagcaattagctaaaaatgtcatccaatacttctctacaagagaggagaaatatgatctcagggaagaagtacatttgaaacacttctatgctaggactacgttatgctagccatagcatttcagtatgtggaatcaaactatggaatggattgagtaaggaaatcaaacaatgcacaacgatgagccaattcaagaaacaatacaagcagttgatgtttgctaaatacaaggatgaagagtcttgaaccagtcatgatgtgctatatatatcactatattgacacgcactatggtacccattatggcattggatgctcatatcaccgagtactttggtacgggacaaaaaaattaattcattcattcattttctaccgctttttcctcacgagggtcgcggggggtgctggagcctatcccagctgtcttcgggcaagaggcggggtacaccctatactggtggccagccaatcacagggcacatatagacaaacaaccattcacactcacattcatacctatggacaatttggggtggccaattaacctagcatgtttttggaatgtgggaggaaaccggagtacccggagaaaacccacgcatgcacggggagaacatgcaaatgccacacagagatggccgagggtggaattgaaccctggtctccgagctgtgaggtctgcgcgctaaccactagaccgccgtgccgccaggacaaataaattacaaaatttaaaaataaaaaataaaaaaaacttaaacccttaaactgtattatggaaagcaggaagtgaacaaatgtaacagttagtgattgtaaaagtaccagatggaggggtaggatttaataagctttgcttcttcctactccttttggacatgtggaactgggaactgattatgggatgcactcaattggaatctgatgaaaTGAATGAGGGGAGGGGAATAGCATCCTGCTGGTCTTACACCAGCAGGTTGGTAATGGGGGCAGCGGGGCACGGGTGTGCCCCCTGGAGTGTGTAGGTACATCCACATGCTGTGTTAGATGTCCAGCAGTTGTAGCAACTCAGATGCAGAGTGGCAGGAGGGAGTGTCCACGTGAATATTCATGTCTCCCAGAATAACCATGTTGGTGGATGTTGAGCAGAGTGTGGTAAGGAGGTCATGCAACTCTGGGACAAAGGCTGAGTTTGGTTTGGGAGGTCGGTAAATGACCAGTATTGGCACGGAACGGGAGGGTTGCACTTCGCGGCAAGGCACTCAAATGAGGAGAATTTTGGCAGAGGGAGGGGGGTCAGTTCCATTTCATCACGGCGTAAATTGGCCAGACCACCACCACGGCCAGTGCTGCTGGCTTTCTCATGATAGATGTAGCCGGGGTGTCACaattgggcttcaccccctcatgacagctcttagttttccttttttcctgaGTTCCTAgttgcccttattttgtatttactcCCTGTGTGGCTCTGTTCCGTTTTCAGTTGCGTTCaattatctcccgcacctgtttcctaTTGTGTTGCCTATTTACTTCAGGTGCGCGCTTCCCTTCTTTGTCGGGTCATTTGTGAGTTGGTCATGCTAGTGCATTGTTCTGCTCcatagccatccatccatccatccatccatccatccattttcctccgcttatctgggtctgggtcgcgggggcagcagtcttgcCTAGGTCtgctcccggctgggcatgcccggaacacgtCACCAGGGatgcatccggactagatgcccgagccccctcaactgactcctctcgatgtgaaggagaagcggctctactctgagcccctcccggatgactgagctcctcaccctatctcttagggtgagtccagctaccctacggaggaaactcatttcagccgccagtatccgcaatctcattctttcggtcatgacccaaagctcatgaccataggtgagggtgggaacaaagatcgaccggtaaattgagagctttgccctccggctcaactctcttttcaccatgacggtccggtacagcgaccgcattactgccgaggctgcaccaaTCCGTCTGTCAACCTCACACTCTCACCTCtcaccccgagatacttaaactcctccacctggggcaggacctcattcccaacccggagggagcactccaccattttccgactgagaatcatggcctcggatttggaggtactgagtctcatcccagacgcttcacactcagatgcaaaccgtcccagtaaacactgaaggtctcagcccgaagaagccataagaaccacatcatctgcaaatagcagagatgagattctaaggcccccgaactggactccctcaacaccttggctgcgcctagaaattctgtccatgaaaattgtgaacagaatcggtgacaaagggcagccttggcggagaccaacgtttacctgaaacaggcttgacttactactggcaatgcgaaccagactcctgccccgtttgtacaaggaccggatagcacgtagtagcgcgccaccaatcccatactcccggagcaccccccaaaggacgctacgagggacacaaagcacatgtagactggttgggcaaactcccatgcaccctcaagcaccctcgtgagggtgtagagctggtccagtctGGGAAAAACGTCTTCCACGACCaagacgaaaaccgcattggaccgtgatctctccagcaccctggaatagactttcccaggaggctgaggagtgtgatctccctgtagttggaacacaccctccggccacccttcttgaaaagggtgaccaccaccccggtctgccaatccaaaggtactgttcccgacttccatgcaatgttgaagagacgtgtcagccaagacagtccctcaacatctagagccttgaggaattctgggcggttctcgtccacccccggagctttgccactgaggagcgttttaaccaccccagatacctcagccacggtgatggcactgtccacgtatgtgtcctcagactctgcttcctctatggaaggtatgtcagtgggattgagaagggcctcaaaagtattccttccaccatccgactacatccccagtcgaggtcagcaggcccctgtctccactgtaaacagtgtggactgggcactgcttcccttttctgaggcgccggatggtttgccagaacctcttcgaggccgaccgaaagtcgtgctccatggcctcaccgaattcctcccagacccgagtttttgcctcgacaaccgccgaagccgcaaaccgtttggcctgacggtacctgtcagctgcttccggagtcccacaagccatcaatgctcgataggactccttcttcttcttaatcttaatatcttaatcttaatcttatgtccatttaagacatatagtatatatgttatataaacataaccaccacttacactatgtactatgtccatttaagacatatagtatatatgttatataaacataaccaccacttacactatgtactatgtccatttaagacataaaacattccattagcTCCATCATTCAACCAATTGCTCCTTCATTACtcaaatgtttgatttttttattctcaatttattatttctctttaaacaaaaaaatatattttttttctgatgactccatttttgtaatattagtaggtacaccactatctgtatctgtctGTATCTGTTCAGCCATCTAAATCATCTCTATCCATATCTGTACTCTGAGTGGGTGGGGTATAAAACTGAGGTGGGCATGGTTTAACCGGAAATGGGAGGTGGGGCTTAAATGTACATGATGAAGTTTGAAATGGACATTGACCTATCAGTAGTTGCtacatgtattgtttattattcagctatatgtgtactgtgaaTGTGTGTCAGTGACCCTTGATGCTTTCGTTATTTTTAATGAAGTTGGTGACTCGtgcaaacagggaaataatctgttagccttgttgactgtatttttctcaagaGCAAAAGCAATTTTCCAACTGATTTCATATCAGCAGCCAAACCAGCCCAAGCgagctgacaaaaaaaacaggttatcgttaccactgtctgtgtactgaaAGTCAAAATGCACAACATTGTTATATTATAGGTAGCAAGCCTGCTTTAtaatgacttcatggaataaggaAAAAGACATTTGAAAGGGAAAAAGCGCTCATGCTACCCCAGttgagttgttgagtgtctGCATAGCGCTGTGCACCATGTACGTTACGGAGCAATTTTACTAAGTAACTTTAGTAACTTTGGACACAAACCCAAAGAGAGgccagctgaagaaaacctaataaagtggaggcattgtgacacCGTCCCAATTGTTCCGTAtaggtcaggggtcgggaacctttttggctaagagagccatgaagaccagatattttaaaatgtgtatctgtgagagccatatacattttgaatgcaataaaatgtgtgcatttttatgtaagaccaacagttttagatataacaggctctaattatgtagaccagacacactaccccacgccaagggggtgtggccagcacactttcgtgagcagcgcagtgtccaataataaatcaaatacttgctgccattaatgcaacttctgctgctgcatggttttgcaccatactccgtacatgtatttctttcttttggccatcttcgtcagaaggcttggttctgcagctttagctaggtgactatttgactaaaggaggaaagtttatatttacatgttgacatctcaatgaccgaggaagactaccgcattacccagtaataatcgcgttttggtgtttgacctggaaaatatcatcaggaaagatggatatggttggccgtattgcagtagaaaatagatggacggattaaaatgcataagaaagttgttgattttgaatattattttcaacagtcatttctgtgatggtttactttaaaatgctagcaaaaatacatttttattgtggtaagaaatgcttgagagccagatacagtcatcaaaagagccctacctggctcccgagccataggttccctacctctggtataGGTGAATGAGACACCACCCAGCTGGTCTAAGGGAGAGGCGCTCGCTCTGTgtgactgaccaatcacagacaCGTTTCCTTTAAACACCAATAATGAACCATAATGACCAAATGCTGGTTTCGTACTCGCATCATCCGTATCATGAAGCAGAAATCAGGTCTGCCAAGAAAAACATTCTGGCTCATCCCTCGTTAATACCATGAAAATAAAGGAAATACAAACGTGTCCAAAAACTACCTACCTACGCTttacaagaaacaaaacaaacaacaggcTCGGGATTTTCCTGAAATGAACACATAAACCAAAACATTCTATTATTCTATTCTAAAtgttataataaatgttttttcacaAGCACTGCCTACCACCACCTACCTGGCTCAGCAGTAGCGTGGATGGCCACCAAAGAGCAAGAGAAGATGAGGCTGACGCTACCTTGGCGGGATGGCATCGGTGTCTCCCCGCCCTGTAAGG comes from the Doryrhamphus excisus isolate RoL2022-K1 chromosome 14, RoL_Dexc_1.0, whole genome shotgun sequence genome and includes:
- the LOC131101916 gene encoding spore coat protein SP85-like — encoded protein: MMIKTFILVFLLVGTKTLPTQAIVVTTPDDNPTTPPTPPPTTPPTTPPTPPPTTPPTTPPTPTPTEPPTTPPTTPPTPPPTTPPTPPPKTLPTDIEVTCLELGDILKFKLPNPIPAYYFAVEDNYIIFKVLTPPTKPPTKPPTTPPTTPPTPPPTTPPTPPPTSSPTPPPSSSPTPPPTTPEPTTPDDV